The Verrucomicrobiia bacterium genome includes a window with the following:
- a CDS encoding AAA family ATPase, with protein MGESKKKSSSPSKAENPAPESVPPLGDILSHEEMESLSALQLVDLIAGKLPPHHTSLMDLIYLRERISAIEEMNDQARQALEKLDEIVEKLRSPAFRVGTFLMAVENDKAHVCLGGTDYVCRVDPKIPLNSLQMGQRVLCNEAFAVVQGLGFDKNGPIVRIDELLSDGRLRIGQEAGMTSLVLLRSALLVKEKLKPGMEVRLDVNQRVALEVIGMGKRIERSLESVTELPWSSIGGQADAVQAIRDTIELPFLHRDLFKRFEHTVPKGFLLYGPPGCGKTLLGKATAYNLRQQIKAQTGVDHPEFFLHVKGPEILNMWVGESERQVRDLFTQCRERAKDGALAFLFIDEAESILGTRRSGRFNSILSTLVPMFCTEMDGIEPLQNVVVILASNRADLIDPAILRPGRIDRKIRVKRPDQIGAKAIYEIYLKESLPLAEPRTELAQAVADAHYARTPENQFLEIVYRSGKKDFLYRGDLASGAIIAAIVERAKSFAIKRTIETGQETHLQRADLLLALQREYEENDLFPPTDVTEDWLKLTDFDPENVIKLGPVRPVRKDATHSGVV; from the coding sequence ATGGGTGAATCAAAGAAAAAGTCCTCGTCGCCTTCGAAGGCCGAAAACCCTGCTCCCGAATCCGTCCCGCCGTTGGGCGACATCCTTTCGCACGAGGAGATGGAATCCCTTTCCGCGCTGCAACTGGTGGACCTGATCGCCGGCAAATTGCCGCCGCATCACACGTCCCTCATGGATCTGATTTACCTGCGCGAACGCATCTCCGCCATTGAGGAGATGAATGACCAGGCGCGGCAGGCGCTGGAGAAGCTGGATGAGATCGTCGAGAAACTTCGCTCGCCGGCGTTTCGCGTGGGCACATTTTTGATGGCGGTGGAAAATGACAAGGCACACGTCTGCCTTGGCGGCACGGATTACGTTTGCCGCGTGGACCCGAAGATTCCACTGAACAGTTTGCAGATGGGCCAGCGCGTTTTGTGCAACGAAGCGTTTGCCGTGGTGCAAGGCCTGGGCTTCGACAAGAACGGCCCGATCGTGCGCATTGATGAATTGCTTTCCGACGGACGCCTGCGCATCGGCCAGGAAGCCGGCATGACTTCGCTCGTGTTGCTGCGTTCGGCGCTGCTCGTGAAGGAAAAATTGAAGCCCGGCATGGAAGTCCGTCTCGATGTCAATCAGCGCGTGGCCCTCGAAGTCATCGGCATGGGAAAACGCATCGAGCGTTCGCTGGAATCGGTCACTGAGTTGCCGTGGTCATCCATTGGCGGCCAGGCCGACGCCGTGCAAGCCATTCGCGACACCATCGAACTTCCATTTCTTCATCGCGATCTATTTAAGCGCTTTGAGCACACAGTCCCAAAAGGTTTTCTGCTCTACGGCCCGCCCGGTTGCGGCAAGACGCTGCTCGGCAAAGCCACCGCCTATAATTTGCGCCAGCAGATCAAGGCGCAGACGGGCGTGGATCACCCGGAATTTTTCCTGCACGTCAAAGGCCCGGAAATCCTGAACATGTGGGTCGGCGAATCGGAACGCCAGGTGCGCGATCTGTTTACTCAATGCCGCGAACGCGCGAAAGACGGCGCGCTCGCATTTCTGTTCATTGACGAGGCGGAATCCATTTTGGGCACGCGCCGCTCGGGACGTTTTAACAGCATCTTGAGCACGCTCGTGCCGATGTTCTGCACGGAAATGGATGGCATTGAGCCGCTGCAAAATGTGGTCGTGATTTTGGCCTCCAACCGCGCGGACTTAATTGACCCCGCGATTTTGCGCCCAGGCCGTATTGACCGCAAAATTCGCGTGAAACGTCCCGACCAGATTGGCGCGAAAGCCATCTATGAAATTTATTTGAAGGAATCGCTGCCGCTCGCCGAGCCGCGAACGGAATTGGCCCAGGCGGTCGCCGATGCCCATTACGCGCGCACTCCTGAAAACCAGTTTTTGGAAATCGTGTATCGCAGCGGCAAAAAAGATTTTCTGTATCGTGGCGATCTTGCGAGCGGCGCGATCATCGCGGCGATTGTCGAGCGCGCAAAAAGTTTTGCCATCAAACGCACGATCGAGACCGGCCAGGAAACGCATTTACAACGCGCCGATCTGTTGCTGGCGTTGCAGCGCGAGTATGAAGAAAACGATCTCTTTCCGCCGACCGATGTGACCGAGGATTGGTTGAAGCTGACCGATTTCGATCCCGAAAACGTCATTAAACTCGGCCCTGTGCGTCCTGTCCGCAAAGATGCCACGCACAGCGGAGTTGTTTGA
- a CDS encoding Gfo/Idh/MocA family oxidoreductase — protein MSPRPLNVGLIGGGKGAFIVHSQQRAIFMDGTRRVVAGALSSDPKTAMESAENWPFPITGYPSYDAMISAQKNLPREQQLDYILIVTPNFAHYDPAMKALKAGIPVFCEKPLCLTTKEAADLVKAVRKLNVPFAVAHTYIGNWTSWLSRYIVRSGLLGEIRWVDSAYIQGWLATKLEATGQTQATWRTNPKLAGGSGCGGDIGTHALQQLRFVTGLEVTQVSAHLETFVVGRKLDDHFTIYCNLSNGGKALVRASQICIGSKNDLGITVAGTKGTLKWRAEEPESVTILLPDQPERTYWRGAVSAGDGFLPKDTPAELLSEPTIPPGHPEAFHDAFARLHRHFEADVRHWQATGKFKADGSKYATIEDGWTGMAFLETCLKSSAKKGAWTAMPKKI, from the coding sequence ATGTCTCCAAGACCATTGAATGTCGGTTTGATCGGCGGCGGCAAGGGCGCGTTTATCGTGCATTCCCAACAGCGGGCAATTTTCATGGATGGCACGCGGCGAGTCGTCGCGGGCGCGTTGTCGTCAGACCCGAAGACGGCGATGGAATCCGCCGAGAATTGGCCTTTCCCGATCACGGGTTATCCATCCTACGATGCGATGATCAGCGCGCAAAAAAATCTCCCGCGCGAACAGCAACTGGATTACATCCTCATCGTCACTCCGAACTTCGCGCATTACGACCCGGCGATGAAGGCGCTCAAGGCGGGCATCCCGGTTTTCTGCGAGAAGCCGCTTTGTCTCACGACCAAAGAAGCCGCTGACCTCGTGAAAGCCGTGCGCAAATTGAATGTGCCTTTTGCCGTCGCGCATACTTATATCGGCAACTGGACAAGCTGGCTTTCGCGTTACATCGTGCGCAGCGGTTTGCTTGGTGAAATTCGCTGGGTGGATTCGGCTTACATTCAGGGCTGGCTCGCGACGAAACTCGAAGCCACCGGCCAGACGCAGGCGACGTGGCGCACGAATCCGAAATTGGCCGGCGGCTCCGGCTGCGGCGGGGATATCGGCACGCACGCGCTTCAGCAACTGCGTTTTGTCACCGGGCTCGAAGTCACGCAGGTTTCAGCGCATCTCGAGACTTTTGTCGTCGGGCGCAAGCTCGACGACCATTTCACGATTTATTGCAATCTCAGCAATGGCGGGAAAGCGCTCGTGCGCGCGTCGCAAATTTGCATCGGCTCGAAGAACGATCTGGGCATCACCGTCGCGGGCACGAAAGGCACCTTGAAATGGCGCGCGGAGGAGCCCGAGAGCGTGACAATTCTTTTGCCCGATCAACCGGAGCGCACGTACTGGCGCGGCGCGGTCAGCGCGGGCGATGGCTTCTTGCCTAAAGACACGCCGGCGGAACTTTTATCCGAGCCGACGATTCCCCCCGGCCATCCCGAAGCGTTCCACGATGCCTTCGCGCGGTTGCATCGCCATTTCGAGGCGGACGTCCGCCACTGGCAGGCAACGGGCAAGTTCAAGGCCGACGGTTCCAAATACGCGACGATTGAAGACGGCTGGACCGGCATGGCTTTTCTCGAAACCTGCCTCAAGAGCAGCGCGAAAAAAGGCGCGTGGACGGCGATGCCGAAAAAAATCTGA
- a CDS encoding tetratricopeptide repeat protein: MKQAEMQRTAEPRHARIICVVLALVTLALYLPVVGYDFILFDDPAYITENPHVLQGLTPSGMVWAFTTGEASNWHPLAWLSGMLDVQIYGVAHPGGHHLTSVLFHIVNALLLFVVLRRFTGALWRSAVVAALFAWHPIHIESVAWIAERKDVLSTFFWLLTLLAYHRYVKESSAQSPQAKKYYARTLILFACGLMSKPMLVTLPFVLLLLDYWPLGRFAEIPTASPFRKLDWLKLLREKIPMFCLTLGSCIVTYLVQKKGGAVLEVEKFPMSFRIVNAMFAYLGYLEKMIWPSGLTIFYPLTGGARPVAQIVAAVLILLGISVAAVYLVRQRPYFLFGWLWFLGVLVPVIGLVQVGSQSMADRYSYMSLVGIFIIIVWGLADLLGNGRLNRLNAAWAILIPALTACVVLTAHNLPYWKNTETLFRRNLEVVRDNSTAHMNLGVYYDHTHKPKEAEREFTAALNLQPHSGLVLSAVGLHYAQQGEMTNAAVFYNNALSEDPSLSDAHYNLGNVLAGEGKLVEAADQYQQALRSKPDSPDAHNNYGAVLLRLGRLTEALDQFKEALRLQPDYPEAQDQLGSVFLKLGHPEVAQLHYEAAIRLKPDFAHAQLQLGLALAEQNYIQEAIPRFQTAIKLEPTNDDAYFNLAAAYTALKRYGEAEQAFGESLCLNPDAQTYARLAGVLQSDGKTDAAIQNYRKALQLRPDSVKALQGLAWILAASNNAQFRNGAEAVKLAEHANDLSGQKQLLNLMTLDVAYAEAGRFEDAIKTAQQVRQLATAQNQKDFADKASQRIALYQSGKAFHE; this comes from the coding sequence TTGAAGCAAGCTGAAATGCAACGCACGGCAGAGCCACGTCACGCCCGGATCATCTGTGTGGTCCTCGCGCTGGTTACGCTCGCGCTCTATCTTCCCGTCGTCGGTTACGATTTCATCCTGTTCGACGATCCGGCGTACATCACTGAAAATCCCCATGTCCTGCAAGGCCTCACTCCTTCGGGAATGGTCTGGGCGTTCACGACGGGTGAAGCCAGCAACTGGCATCCGCTGGCGTGGCTTTCGGGAATGCTCGACGTCCAGATCTACGGCGTAGCGCATCCCGGCGGTCATCACCTGACCAGTGTGTTGTTTCACATCGTCAATGCGCTGCTGCTTTTTGTGGTGCTGCGGCGTTTTACCGGCGCGCTGTGGCGAAGCGCGGTCGTGGCGGCGCTGTTCGCGTGGCATCCGATTCACATCGAATCAGTCGCGTGGATCGCGGAACGCAAGGATGTCCTGAGCACATTTTTTTGGCTGCTCACATTGCTAGCCTACCATCGTTACGTGAAGGAATCTTCCGCGCAATCCCCGCAGGCAAAAAAATATTACGCGAGAACACTCATTTTATTTGCATGCGGCCTGATGTCCAAACCCATGCTGGTGACGTTGCCATTCGTTTTACTGCTGCTGGATTATTGGCCACTCGGGCGTTTCGCGGAAATCCCAACCGCCTCGCCATTTCGCAAACTGGACTGGCTGAAACTGCTGCGTGAAAAAATTCCCATGTTTTGCCTGACGTTGGGATCCTGCATCGTGACCTACCTCGTGCAAAAAAAGGGCGGCGCGGTTTTGGAAGTGGAAAAATTTCCGATGAGCTTCCGCATCGTCAACGCGATGTTTGCGTACCTCGGTTATCTGGAGAAAATGATCTGGCCGAGCGGCTTGACCATTTTTTATCCACTGACCGGCGGTGCCCGGCCGGTTGCGCAGATTGTGGCCGCAGTGCTGATCCTGCTTGGAATCAGTGTGGCTGCCGTCTATCTCGTTCGCCAGCGTCCCTATTTTCTTTTCGGTTGGCTCTGGTTTCTGGGGGTTTTGGTGCCGGTGATTGGGCTCGTGCAGGTCGGTTCGCAATCCATGGCCGACCGGTATTCCTACATGTCACTGGTCGGCATTTTCATCATCATCGTTTGGGGCCTCGCCGATTTGCTGGGCAACGGACGCCTTAATCGGCTGAATGCGGCGTGGGCAATTCTTATCCCGGCACTAACCGCTTGTGTAGTTCTGACCGCGCACAATCTTCCCTATTGGAAAAACACCGAGACATTGTTTCGCCGCAATCTCGAAGTCGTTCGCGATAATTCCACGGCGCACATGAACCTGGGCGTTTACTACGATCACACGCACAAACCCAAAGAGGCCGAAAGAGAATTTACCGCCGCGCTGAATTTGCAACCGCATTCCGGCCTCGTGCTTTCCGCCGTGGGACTTCATTATGCGCAGCAAGGGGAGATGACCAATGCCGCCGTTTTTTATAATAATGCTCTTTCCGAAGACCCCTCCCTAAGCGATGCCCATTATAATCTCGGCAATGTTCTCGCCGGCGAAGGCAAGCTCGTCGAAGCCGCCGACCAATATCAACAAGCGCTCCGCTCGAAGCCCGACTCGCCGGACGCGCATAATAATTACGGCGCGGTGCTGTTGCGCCTGGGCCGATTGACTGAGGCGCTCGATCAATTCAAGGAAGCGCTGCGTCTTCAACCGGATTATCCCGAAGCACAAGACCAACTCGGCAGCGTTTTTCTGAAGCTCGGCCATCCCGAAGTCGCGCAACTGCATTACGAAGCTGCCATTCGCCTCAAGCCCGATTTTGCCCACGCGCAACTCCAACTTGGCCTCGCGCTCGCCGAACAAAACTATATCCAGGAAGCCATCCCGCGCTTCCAAACCGCGATCAAACTTGAGCCGACTAACGACGACGCCTACTTCAATCTCGCCGCCGCATACACCGCATTGAAACGCTATGGCGAAGCTGAGCAGGCGTTCGGCGAATCGCTCTGTCTCAACCCGGATGCGCAAACCTATGCCCGTCTGGCGGGTGTTTTGCAAAGCGATGGAAAAACGGATGCCGCCATCCAGAATTACCGCAAGGCTTTGCAACTGCGTCCCGATTCGGTGAAAGCCTTGCAAGGGCTCGCGTGGATTTTGGCGGCGAGCAACAACGCGCAATTTCGCAATGGCGCGGAAGCCGTCAAACTCGCCGAGCACGCCAACGATTTGAGCGGCCAAAAACAATTATTGAACCTGATGACCCTGGACGTGGCGTATGCCGAAGCGGGAAGATTCGAGGATGCGATAAAAACTGCCCAGCAAGTTCGACAACTTGCGACCGCGCAAAACCAAAAAGATTTCGCCGACAAAGCCTCACAGCGGATCGCGCTATATCAATCCGGAAAAGCGTTTCACGAATGA
- the trpC gene encoding indole-3-glycerol phosphate synthase TrpC produces the protein MNILDKIVAQKKIEIAKLPPRAVSPGDLQHATLARGGMLDFETALRNPRQGGMGLIAEVKKASPSAGVICADFDPVRIARTYEIAGADCLSVLTDEQFFQGSLEYLKQIRAAVRLPLLRKDFIIDERQILEAIEWGADAILLIVAILDDARLKHFHELATEGGLTALVEVHDEAELDRALAIGANVIGVNNRDLKIFKTDLGTTERLGAKLRAANDGRDKLLVAESGIHSRADVERVAQGTANAILVGESLMREKDIRAKVGELLGAPQ, from the coding sequence TTGAATATTCTCGATAAAATTGTAGCGCAGAAAAAAATTGAAATCGCGAAGTTGCCGCCACGCGCAGTATCGCCGGGGGATCTGCAGCATGCGACGCTGGCGCGGGGTGGGATGCTGGATTTTGAAACGGCGTTGCGCAATCCGCGTCAGGGCGGGATGGGATTGATCGCGGAGGTCAAGAAGGCGTCGCCATCGGCAGGAGTCATCTGCGCGGATTTTGATCCGGTGCGAATTGCGCGAACGTATGAAATCGCGGGAGCGGATTGTCTTTCAGTTTTGACGGATGAACAATTTTTTCAAGGGTCGCTGGAATATCTAAAACAAATTCGCGCGGCGGTGCGGCTGCCTTTGTTGCGAAAAGATTTCATCATTGATGAGCGGCAGATTCTCGAAGCGATTGAGTGGGGCGCGGACGCGATTTTATTGATCGTAGCGATTTTGGATGACGCGCGGCTGAAACACTTTCACGAATTGGCGACCGAGGGCGGACTGACCGCGTTGGTGGAGGTACATGACGAAGCGGAACTGGATCGCGCGCTGGCCATCGGCGCGAATGTCATCGGCGTGAATAATCGTGATCTGAAAATTTTCAAGACCGACCTCGGCACGACCGAGCGGCTTGGAGCGAAGTTGCGCGCGGCGAATGATGGCCGGGACAAATTGCTGGTCGCGGAGAGTGGAATTCATTCGCGCGCGGACGTGGAGCGGGTAGCGCAAGGAACGGCCAACGCGATTCTGGTGGGTGAATCACTGATGCGCGAAAAGGATATTCGCGCGAAGGTCGGTGAGTTGCTGGGCGCGCCTCAATGA
- the prfB gene encoding peptide chain release factor 2 (programmed frameshift) — protein MFETIKSQLVTVAEKLVHLRRFLDVPGAQKRMAELDALMAGESFWNNREQAQKLIDESNTFRKKVDPLLKAEAQLDDFRVMVELSEAEPEAEQIKQEQQLTRDLAQFSKDLENLELKVFLNGLHDKNNCILSINAGAGGTESCDWANMLLRMYQRWVESRGWTAEINDALPGETAGIKSVTMLITGENAYGFCKAERGVHRLVRISPFDSNKRRHTSFASVDTIAEIEETEEIAIPPDEFSVDTFRSGGKGGQNVNKVETAVRITHIPTGLVVASQSQRSQHQNRATAMKLLLSRIYAQRLDAAKQEMERFYGEKGSVSWGNQIRSYVFQPYRMVKDLRTGVETSDVQGVMDGDLDPFVNGWLRAGCPMKRMQGVKDDEE, from the exons ATGTTCGAGACGATTAAATCGCAGTTGGTCACGGTGGCGGAGAAGCTGGTCCATTTACGGAGGTTTCTT GACGTCCCGGGCGCGCAGAAACGCATGGCGGAACTTGACGCCTTGATGGCGGGCGAATCGTTTTGGAACAATCGCGAGCAGGCGCAAAAACTGATTGATGAGTCGAACACTTTTCGCAAGAAGGTGGACCCGCTGCTGAAGGCGGAAGCGCAACTGGACGATTTTCGCGTGATGGTCGAACTCAGCGAAGCCGAGCCGGAAGCTGAACAAATCAAGCAGGAGCAACAACTGACGCGCGACCTGGCGCAATTCTCCAAGGATCTCGAAAATCTCGAACTGAAAGTTTTTCTCAACGGTCTGCACGACAAGAATAATTGCATCCTCAGCATCAACGCCGGCGCGGGCGGCACGGAATCGTGCGACTGGGCAAACATGCTTTTGCGGATGTATCAGCGGTGGGTCGAGAGCCGCGGCTGGACGGCGGAAATCAATGACGCGTTGCCGGGCGAAACCGCGGGCATCAAGAGCGTGACGATGTTGATCACGGGCGAGAACGCCTACGGCTTTTGCAAGGCGGAGCGCGGGGTGCATCGGCTGGTGCGGATTTCGCCATTCGATTCAAACAAGCGGCGGCACACGAGTTTTGCGAGTGTGGATACGATCGCGGAAATTGAGGAGACCGAGGAGATCGCGATTCCACCGGATGAATTTTCCGTGGACACGTTCCGCTCGGGCGGCAAAGGCGGCCAGAACGTGAACAAGGTCGAAACCGCGGTGCGCATCACGCACATCCCGACGGGCTTGGTGGTGGCATCGCAAAGCCAGCGGTCGCAGCATCAAAATCGCGCGACGGCGATGAAGCTGTTGCTCTCGCGTATTTACGCGCAACGACTGGACGCGGCGAAGCAGGAGATGGAACGGTTTTACGGCGAGAAAGGCAGCGTGTCGTGGGGCAACCAGATTCGCAGTTATGTGTTCCAGCCGTATCGCATGGTAAAAGATTTGCGCACGGGCGTGGAGACGAGCGATGTTCAAGGCGTGATGGACGGCGACCTGGATCCGTTCGTGAACGGGTGGCTGCGCGCCGGTTGCCCAATGAAGCGCATGCAAGGCGTGAAAGATGACGAGGAATAA
- a CDS encoding prepilin-type N-terminal cleavage/methylation domain-containing protein, producing the protein MKDFHAKHASRGSRSHQPNLGFTLIELLVVIAIIAILAGLLLPALASAKAKASRIYCINNQKQWGLAMSMYADDNSQFYPASRDLLYVATPDNNPVWTEMYADATATPAIGLSDWYNALPPYVSGAPLWQYGASSISNNVFTSSRSIYICPTAAAIRTVPPDPDPVTGIQPGVGPGPTFNYGMNQRINFNLPAPANVPETPFKITQAANPSAFVVFSEQRVHASETPYYGTSPADLSSTYNWCNRFSGRHSGTGNIVFGDAHVANFKYGYVVGLAAGKVIDPKDSDINWEFDGQ; encoded by the coding sequence ATGAAAGATTTTCACGCCAAGCACGCTTCGCGGGGTTCTCGATCTCACCAACCGAATCTTGGATTCACACTGATTGAATTGCTCGTCGTGATTGCCATCATCGCAATTTTGGCGGGTTTGCTTTTGCCCGCGCTCGCGAGTGCAAAAGCCAAGGCCAGCCGCATCTATTGTATAAATAACCAGAAGCAGTGGGGACTCGCGATGTCCATGTATGCGGACGACAACAGCCAATTTTATCCGGCCTCGCGCGATCTGCTTTATGTCGCCACGCCCGACAACAATCCCGTATGGACTGAGATGTATGCGGACGCCACCGCTACACCCGCCATCGGGCTTTCCGATTGGTATAATGCGTTGCCGCCTTATGTATCCGGCGCTCCACTCTGGCAATACGGAGCGAGCAGCATCAGCAACAATGTTTTTACTTCCTCCCGATCCATCTACATCTGCCCCACGGCTGCGGCCATACGCACAGTTCCGCCCGATCCTGATCCGGTGACGGGGATTCAACCGGGCGTCGGACCCGGACCAACTTTCAATTATGGGATGAACCAGCGCATCAACTTTAATCTTCCCGCTCCCGCCAATGTGCCTGAAACTCCGTTCAAGATCACCCAGGCTGCGAATCCCTCCGCATTCGTGGTGTTTTCAGAACAACGGGTGCATGCCAGTGAAACGCCCTATTACGGCACCAGCCCGGCGGACTTGAGCAGCACTTATAATTGGTGCAACCGTTTTTCCGGCCGCCACAGTGGCACGGGCAACATCGTTTTCGGCGATGCTCATGTGGCCAATTTCAAATACGGCTACGTGGTCGGCCTGGCCGCGGGCAAAGTTATTGATCCCAAAGATTCCGACATCAACTGGGAGTTTGACGGTCAGTAG
- a CDS encoding glycine--tRNA ligase: MAEQKVNELMEKIVSLCKRKGFVFQSSEIYGGINGFWDYGPLGAELKRNVKYLWWNAMTRFRDDVVGLEATIIMHPKIWEASGHVATFADLMRECPMTKKRVRADQVESQSGLAIRFDGAFQPTDLPELNKFISDFAPKIGCDKTYDEAIQKHFLSTFTGDKTRVELTKESPAIKWQSFGILLAPGKPRESAIKTAEEFYRQLGMKNPVLLGERSERVENSVDFHPESNIELTEARPFNLMFKTYVGPLESADSVAYLRPETAQAIFAQYKNVLETSRQMPPFGIAQIGKAFRNEVTPRNFTFRSREFEQMELEFFIKPDEVVEAVNGHVTVLDEITPHSPLPAPHSSWGWQAWHTYWVEERVRFYEGIGLSRTTLGFHRQTAAELAHYARACVDILYKFPFSKRDANGELIGDELEGIAARGDFDLSQHERFSGKPMSVFDEELRAAWGKLDDARKKDLSTRYFEHRKNYLVKSGVAPEQAEQDAKEDAEGLAKGQYIPHVIEPSAGVDRLILALISNAYAEEQVTDEKGKVETRIVMRFHPRIAPTKVAVFPLLKNKPELVKKAHEVREMLRPHMTMFYDEAGAIGRRYRRQDEAGTPFCVTIDFDTLGEKPELLDTVTLRERDSMQQTRVKISELVGLLCDKIR, from the coding sequence ATGGCCGAACAGAAAGTCAATGAGTTGATGGAAAAAATCGTATCGCTGTGCAAGCGCAAGGGCTTCGTTTTTCAATCCTCGGAGATTTACGGCGGCATCAACGGCTTCTGGGATTACGGCCCACTCGGCGCCGAACTCAAGCGCAACGTCAAATATCTCTGGTGGAACGCCATGACCCGTTTCCGCGATGATGTCGTGGGCCTCGAAGCCACCATCATCATGCATCCCAAAATCTGGGAAGCATCCGGCCACGTCGCGACATTTGCCGACCTGATGCGCGAATGTCCCATGACCAAAAAACGCGTGCGCGCCGACCAGGTCGAATCGCAATCCGGGCTCGCCATCCGTTTCGACGGTGCGTTTCAACCGACCGATCTGCCGGAACTCAATAAATTTATTTCTGATTTTGCCCCCAAAATCGGCTGCGATAAAACCTACGACGAAGCCATCCAAAAACATTTTCTTTCCACTTTCACCGGTGACAAGACTCGGGTTGAACTCACCAAGGAATCTCCCGCCATCAAATGGCAATCCTTCGGCATCCTGCTCGCGCCGGGCAAACCTCGCGAAAGCGCCATCAAGACCGCTGAAGAATTTTATCGCCAACTCGGCATGAAAAACCCCGTGCTGCTCGGCGAGCGCAGCGAACGCGTGGAAAATTCCGTGGATTTTCATCCTGAAAGCAATATTGAGCTTACCGAAGCCCGCCCGTTCAATTTGATGTTCAAGACCTACGTCGGGCCGCTCGAAAGCGCCGACAGCGTCGCGTACCTCCGTCCTGAAACTGCTCAAGCGATTTTTGCGCAATACAAAAATGTCCTCGAGACTTCACGCCAGATGCCGCCGTTCGGCATCGCGCAAATCGGCAAGGCCTTCCGCAACGAAGTCACGCCGCGCAATTTCACTTTTCGCTCGCGTGAATTCGAGCAGATGGAACTCGAGTTCTTCATCAAGCCCGATGAAGTCGTGGAAGCCGTCAATGGCCACGTAACGGTGCTGGACGAAATTACTCCGCACTCCCCACTTCCCGCTCCGCACTCCAGTTGGGGCTGGCAGGCGTGGCATACTTATTGGGTTGAGGAACGTGTCCGCTTTTACGAAGGCATCGGTCTCTCGCGCACCACGCTAGGGTTCCACCGACAGACCGCGGCTGAACTCGCGCACTACGCCCGCGCCTGCGTGGATATTCTCTACAAATTCCCTTTCAGCAAACGCGATGCAAACGGCGAATTGATCGGCGACGAATTGGAAGGCATCGCCGCGCGTGGCGATTTCGATCTCAGCCAGCACGAGCGTTTCTCGGGCAAACCGATGAGCGTGTTCGACGAAGAACTTCGCGCCGCGTGGGGCAAGCTTGACGACGCCAGGAAAAAAGATTTGTCCACGCGCTATTTCGAGCATCGCAAAAATTATCTCGTCAAATCCGGCGTCGCACCCGAGCAAGCCGAGCAGGACGCGAAGGAAGATGCCGAAGGCTTGGCGAAGGGCCAATATATTCCACATGTCATTGAGCCGTCTGCCGGTGTGGACCGCCTCATCCTCGCGCTTATTTCCAATGCCTACGCCGAGGAACAAGTCACCGACGAAAAAGGCAAAGTCGAAACGCGCATCGTCATGCGTTTTCATCCGCGCATCGCGCCGACCAAGGTCGCGGTGTTTCCGCTGCTCAAGAACAAACCGGAGCTTGTGAAAAAGGCGCATGAAGTTCGGGAGATGTTGCGCCCACACATGACAATGTTTTACGACGAAGCCGGGGCCATCGGCCGCCGATATCGCCGCCAGGACGAAGCGGGCACGCCGTTTTGTGTGACGATTGATTTCGATACGCTCGGCGAAAAACCGGAGTTGTTGGACACCGTCACCTTGCGTGAGCGCGATTCCATGCAGCAGACCCGCGTGAAAATCTCGGAGCTGGTGGGATTGTTGTGTGACAAAATTCGTTAA
- a CDS encoding DUF2127 domain-containing protein, with translation MSASSHKPAPVKSAPTLYVIIFMKLAKGLFFAGLALTAYVLSDNNLPQEYKSFLLEMKHYTHLDPERRFWVDLAGKINAVTEAGMLRAALGIFLYSLFALVEGIGLIFRVTWIGWMTIGESAFFIPIEIAELMHDFTWIVFAILVLNIFMLWYLFQNRQRLFKH, from the coding sequence ATGTCCGCGTCCTCCCACAAACCGGCGCCCGTCAAATCCGCGCCCACGCTGTACGTCATCATTTTCATGAAGCTCGCGAAGGGTCTTTTCTTCGCGGGCCTCGCGCTGACGGCGTATGTCCTGTCGGACAATAATCTTCCGCAGGAATATAAAAGTTTCCTGCTGGAGATGAAGCACTACACGCACCTTGATCCAGAGCGGCGTTTTTGGGTGGATCTTGCGGGGAAGATCAACGCGGTCACGGAAGCTGGCATGCTCCGCGCCGCGCTGGGAATTTTTCTCTACAGTTTGTTCGCGTTGGTTGAAGGCATCGGTTTGATCTTTCGCGTCACCTGGATTGGCTGGATGACCATCGGTGAATCCGCATTTTTCATCCCCATCGAAATCGCCGAGTTGATGCACGATTTTACCTGGATCGTTTTTGCCATTCTCGTGCTGAATATCTTCATGTTGTGGTATCTTTTCCAAAACCGCCAACGCCTCTTCAAACATTGA